A single Marinobacter sp. es.042 DNA region contains:
- the urtE gene encoding urea ABC transporter ATP-binding subunit UrtE, whose protein sequence is MLKIEKLNQFYGESHTLWDLDLDVPQGQCTCVMGRNGVGKTTLMKCIMGEETTKSGSIEFAGDVELTKKKVEDRSRLGIGYVPQGRQIFPLLTVEENLRTGLAVRKDGSKKIPERVYELFPVLKEMRHRRGGDLSGGQQQQLAIGRALVIEPRLLILDEPGEGIQPNIVAQIGEVIRKLIEEDGLTVLLVEQKLPFARKYADRFAILDRGRRVAEDEIAGLTDELIKKHLTV, encoded by the coding sequence ATGCTGAAGATTGAAAAGCTCAACCAGTTCTATGGCGAAAGCCACACCCTCTGGGATCTGGACCTGGATGTGCCCCAGGGCCAGTGCACCTGCGTGATGGGCCGCAACGGCGTGGGCAAGACCACCCTGATGAAATGCATCATGGGTGAGGAAACCACCAAAAGCGGCAGCATCGAATTCGCCGGCGACGTGGAACTCACCAAAAAGAAAGTGGAAGACCGCTCCCGCCTCGGCATTGGCTACGTGCCCCAGGGCCGGCAGATCTTTCCGCTGCTGACCGTGGAAGAAAACCTGCGCACCGGCCTGGCCGTGCGCAAGGACGGCAGCAAGAAAATCCCCGAGCGGGTGTACGAACTGTTCCCGGTGCTGAAGGAAATGCGCCACCGCCGCGGCGGTGACCTCTCCGGCGGCCAGCAGCAGCAACTGGCCATCGGCCGCGCCCTGGTGATCGAGCCGCGCCTGCTTATCCTCGACGAACCGGGTGAGGGCATCCAGCCCAACATCGTGGCCCAGATTGGCGAGGTAATCCGCAAGCTCATCGAGGAAGACGGCCTGACCGTGTTGCTGGTGGAACAGAAGCTTCCGTTCGCCCGCAAGTATGCCGACCGGTTTGCCATCCTCGACCGGGGTCGCCGGGTGGCGGAAGACGAGATTGCCGGCCTGACCGATGAACTCATCAAGAAGCACCTGACGGTATGA
- a CDS encoding urease accessory protein UreD has product MTVFERIEPAHDSGHRFDAGRHWAASIALGFDARPDGSNTATRMTHVRHKGPLRVQRPFYPEGRHGCCHVYLLHPPGGLVSGDALSIEARVGKDSHTLLTTPAAAKLYKADSHGVAWAQHTRLKVEQGGILEYLPQETLAFDGSRGEQSTTIELEAGARCIGWEILALGRPASNLPFVSGHLEQKFRLLMDGRPLWLERQLMEPDHARFKGHWGQGGATVQATLWVVGLDDEAAAIEQLRETLPESHRWAVTRRRGVVLLRYLGQERNEAWALCQQAWELIRPRLTGQPASVPRIWLT; this is encoded by the coding sequence ATGACGGTTTTTGAACGCATCGAACCCGCCCACGACTCCGGCCACCGTTTCGACGCTGGTCGGCACTGGGCCGCGTCCATTGCCCTGGGCTTCGACGCCCGGCCGGATGGCAGCAACACCGCCACCCGGATGACCCACGTGCGCCATAAAGGCCCGTTGCGGGTGCAACGTCCCTTCTATCCGGAAGGCCGCCATGGCTGCTGCCACGTGTACCTGCTGCATCCGCCGGGCGGATTGGTGAGTGGCGATGCTCTCAGTATCGAGGCTCGGGTAGGTAAAGACTCACACACCCTGCTGACCACGCCAGCGGCGGCCAAGCTCTACAAGGCCGACAGCCACGGCGTGGCCTGGGCCCAGCACACCCGGCTGAAGGTGGAGCAGGGCGGCATTCTCGAATACCTGCCCCAGGAAACCCTGGCGTTTGATGGCTCCCGGGGCGAACAGAGCACCACCATCGAACTGGAAGCCGGCGCCCGATGCATCGGCTGGGAAATCCTCGCCCTCGGCCGCCCGGCCAGCAATCTGCCGTTTGTCTCGGGCCACCTGGAGCAGAAATTCCGCCTGCTGATGGACGGCCGCCCCCTGTGGCTGGAACGCCAGCTTATGGAACCGGACCACGCCAGGTTCAAAGGCCACTGGGGCCAGGGCGGCGCCACCGTACAGGCAACCCTCTGGGTGGTTGGCCTGGACGACGAAGCCGCCGCCATTGAGCAACTCAGGGAAACCTTGCCGGAAAGCCACCGCTGGGCGGTGACCCGCCGAAGGGGTGTGGTGCTGCTGCGCTACCTGGGGCAGGAACGAAACGAAGCCTGGGCGCTGTGCCAGCAAGCCTGGGAACTGATCAGACCAAGACTCACCGGCCAGCCTGCCAGCGTTCCCCGAATCTGGCTGACCTGA
- the ureA gene encoding urease subunit gamma, with translation MELTPRDKDKLLLFTAALLAERRKAKGLKLNYPEAVALISAEIMEGAREGRTVAELMTAGTEVLTRDDVMDGIAEMVDEVQVEATFPDGTKLVTVHNPIV, from the coding sequence ATGGAATTAACGCCAAGAGACAAAGACAAACTGCTGCTGTTCACCGCAGCCCTGCTGGCCGAGCGCCGCAAAGCCAAAGGCCTGAAGCTCAACTACCCGGAAGCCGTGGCCCTGATCAGCGCCGAAATCATGGAAGGCGCTCGCGAGGGCCGTACCGTGGCGGAGCTGATGACCGCCGGCACCGAAGTCCTCACCCGTGATGACGTGATGGACGGCATCGCCGAAATGGTCGACGAAGTGCAGGTGGAAGCCACCTTCCCCGATGGCACCAAGCTCGTCACTGTCCACAACCCGATTGTCTAA
- a CDS encoding urease subunit beta translates to MIPGEYQLKDGDIELCEGRERIQIEVANTGDRPIQIGSHYHFAEANPALDFDRAKARGYRLDVAAGTAIRFEPGQSREVTLIPFAGGREIYGFRQEVMGKLEGQK, encoded by the coding sequence ATGATTCCAGGTGAATACCAGCTCAAAGACGGCGACATCGAACTCTGTGAAGGCCGTGAGCGCATCCAGATAGAGGTGGCCAATACCGGCGACCGCCCGATCCAGATCGGCTCTCACTACCACTTTGCCGAAGCCAACCCGGCGCTAGATTTCGACCGCGCCAAGGCCCGTGGCTACCGCCTGGATGTGGCGGCCGGCACAGCCATCCGCTTCGAACCCGGGCAGAGCCGCGAAGTAACGCTGATCCCGTTCGCGGGCGGCCGTGAAATCTACGGTTTCCGGCAGGAAGTCATGGGCAAACTGGAGGGCCAGAAATGA
- the ureC gene encoding urease subunit alpha, producing the protein MKITRQAYADMYGPTTGDRVRLGDTDLWIEVESDAAHYGDEVKFGGGKVIRDGMGQSQRADSAVMDTVITNALILDWWGIVKADVGIQKGRIAAIGKAGNPDTQPDVTIVIGPGTEIIAGEGKILTAGGIDAHIHFICPQQVEEALMSGITTMLGGGTGPATGTNATTCTPGPWHIGKMLQAVDSLPMNIGFLGKGNASLPESLELQIQAGAIGLKLHEDWGTTPASIDNCLTVADKYDVQVAIHTDTLNESGFVEDTLAAFKGRCIHTYHTEGAGGGHAPDIITACSKDYVLPSSTNPTRPYTVNTIDEHLDMLMVCHHLDPNIPEDVAFADSRIRRETIAAEDILQDMGVISMIASDSQAMGRVGEVVCRTWQTAHKMKQQRGLLPEDEDLGADNLRAKRYIAKYTINPAITHGIAHEVGSVEVGKLADLVLWSPAFFGVKPATILKGGMIAAAPMGDPNASIPTPQPVHYRPMFGAFGKAASATRLSFVSQAAIDAGVGKELGLDSPLSACKGVRDVRKGDMKLNDACPHITVDPQTYEVHADGELLTCEPATELPLAQRYHLF; encoded by the coding sequence ATGAAAATTACCCGACAAGCCTACGCCGACATGTACGGCCCAACCACCGGCGACAGGGTACGGCTCGGCGACACCGACCTGTGGATTGAAGTGGAAAGCGACGCCGCCCACTACGGCGACGAAGTAAAATTCGGCGGCGGCAAGGTTATCCGCGACGGCATGGGCCAGAGCCAGCGCGCCGATTCGGCAGTGATGGACACCGTGATCACCAACGCCCTGATTCTCGACTGGTGGGGCATCGTCAAAGCCGACGTGGGCATCCAGAAAGGCCGCATCGCCGCCATTGGCAAAGCCGGCAACCCGGACACCCAGCCGGACGTGACCATCGTGATCGGCCCCGGCACTGAAATCATCGCCGGAGAGGGCAAAATCCTCACCGCCGGCGGCATTGACGCCCACATCCACTTCATCTGCCCCCAGCAGGTGGAAGAAGCGCTGATGAGTGGGATTACCACCATGCTCGGTGGCGGCACCGGCCCGGCCACGGGCACCAACGCCACCACCTGCACGCCGGGCCCCTGGCACATTGGCAAGATGCTCCAGGCGGTGGATTCCCTGCCCATGAACATCGGCTTCCTGGGCAAGGGCAACGCCTCCCTGCCGGAATCCCTGGAACTGCAAATCCAGGCCGGCGCCATCGGTCTGAAACTGCATGAAGACTGGGGCACCACCCCGGCCAGCATCGACAACTGCCTCACGGTGGCGGACAAATACGACGTGCAGGTGGCGATCCACACCGACACCCTGAACGAATCCGGATTTGTGGAAGACACCTTGGCCGCGTTCAAGGGGCGCTGCATCCATACCTACCACACCGAAGGCGCCGGCGGCGGCCACGCACCGGACATCATCACCGCCTGCTCTAAGGATTACGTGCTGCCGTCGTCCACCAACCCGACCCGGCCCTACACCGTGAACACCATCGACGAACACCTGGACATGCTGATGGTGTGCCACCACCTGGACCCGAACATCCCGGAAGACGTCGCCTTCGCCGACTCCCGCATCCGCCGCGAGACCATCGCCGCCGAGGATATCCTGCAGGACATGGGCGTGATCTCCATGATCGCTTCCGACTCCCAGGCCATGGGCCGCGTGGGCGAAGTGGTGTGCCGCACCTGGCAGACCGCCCACAAGATGAAACAGCAGCGCGGCCTGTTGCCGGAGGACGAAGACCTGGGCGCCGACAACCTGCGCGCCAAACGCTACATCGCCAAGTACACCATCAACCCGGCCATCACCCATGGCATCGCCCATGAAGTGGGTTCCGTGGAAGTGGGCAAGCTGGCGGACCTGGTGCTCTGGAGCCCGGCGTTTTTCGGCGTGAAGCCGGCCACCATTCTCAAGGGCGGCATGATTGCCGCCGCGCCCATGGGCGACCCGAACGCCTCGATTCCCACGCCCCAGCCAGTGCATTACCGGCCGATGTTCGGCGCCTTCGGCAAGGCCGCCAGTGCCACCCGCCTGAGCTTTGTGAGCCAGGCGGCGATTGATGCCGGTGTTGGCAAAGAGCTTGGCCTGGACAGCCCGTTATCCGCCTGTAAGGGCGTGCGTGACGTGCGCAAGGGCGACATGAAACTGAACGACGCGTGCCCGCACATCACTGTGGACCCGCAAACCTACGAAGTGCATGCCGATGGCGAACTGCTCACCTGTGAGCCCGCCACCGAGCTGCCGCTGGCTCAGCGCTATCATCTCTTTTAG
- the ureE gene encoding urease accessory protein UreE, giving the protein MLELIERIGDVKSTGIDTSEILDNLILPYELRIRGRLRATTETNVDVGLFLDRGPVLRDGDLLQARTGEIVRIRAAEEQVVTARIKSGQPLARLCYHLGNRHVTLAIGEDEQGSFVRFPPDHVLEELAERLGATVVHHTAPFDPEPGAYSQAGHSHGHGHGHSHDHDHGHSHGHSHKHTH; this is encoded by the coding sequence ATGTTGGAACTGATTGAACGCATCGGTGACGTGAAATCCACCGGCATCGATACCAGCGAGATTCTGGACAACCTGATCCTGCCTTACGAGCTGCGTATCCGTGGCCGGCTGCGCGCCACCACCGAAACCAACGTGGACGTAGGCCTGTTCCTGGATCGCGGCCCGGTTCTGAGGGACGGCGATCTGCTGCAGGCCAGAACCGGCGAGATCGTACGCATTCGCGCCGCCGAAGAGCAGGTAGTGACGGCGCGCATCAAGTCCGGCCAGCCGCTGGCCCGCCTGTGCTATCACCTGGGCAACCGCCACGTAACGCTGGCCATTGGTGAAGACGAGCAGGGCAGCTTCGTGCGCTTCCCGCCGGATCACGTGCTGGAAGAGCTGGCTGAACGCCTGGGCGCCACCGTGGTACACCACACCGCCCCGTTTGATCCCGAGCCCGGCGCCTACTCCCAGGCTGGCCATTCTCATGGGCACGGCCACGGCCATTCACACGATCACGACCACGGGCACAGCCATGGCCACAGTCATAAACACACCCACTGA
- a CDS encoding urease accessory protein UreF encodes MATVINTPTEAATPQVDDLALLGLMQLVSPALPIGAFAWSQGLESAFELGWVNNEAELAQWIEGVLEDGLSRCELPLLVRLQTAWAEGDAITLAKWNDWLHATRETAELSDEDTRLGGALVTLLRNLELLPEPHLIPEEPGYITMFAWAAHKRFVPVRQTLLGFAWAWLENQLAVACKALPLGHTAAQRIIERLRPQLAVAVDTALERNDHELGPILPGLALGSALHETQYSRLFRS; translated from the coding sequence ATGGCCACAGTCATAAACACACCCACTGAGGCCGCCACCCCGCAGGTGGACGACCTGGCATTGCTGGGCCTGATGCAACTGGTCAGCCCCGCACTGCCCATCGGCGCCTTCGCCTGGTCCCAGGGCCTGGAAAGCGCCTTTGAACTGGGCTGGGTGAATAACGAAGCCGAACTGGCCCAGTGGATTGAAGGCGTGTTGGAAGACGGCCTCAGCCGCTGCGAACTGCCCCTGCTGGTGCGCTTGCAGACCGCCTGGGCCGAAGGCGATGCCATTACGCTGGCAAAGTGGAACGACTGGCTGCACGCCACCCGGGAAACCGCCGAACTGAGCGACGAAGACACCCGCCTTGGCGGCGCCCTCGTCACGCTATTGCGCAACCTGGAGCTGCTGCCCGAGCCACACCTGATTCCGGAAGAGCCCGGCTACATCACCATGTTCGCCTGGGCCGCCCACAAACGCTTTGTGCCCGTGCGCCAGACGCTGCTCGGCTTTGCTTGGGCCTGGCTGGAAAACCAGCTTGCGGTGGCCTGCAAGGCTTTGCCCCTCGGCCATACCGCCGCACAGCGCATTATCGAACGTCTGCGGCCGCAACTCGCTGTGGCGGTGGACACGGCCCTGGAACGAAACGATCACGAACTCGGGCCCATCCTGCCGGGACTGGCGCTCGGAAGTGCCCTGCACGAAACACAGTATTCACGGCTTTTCAGAAGCTGA
- the ureG gene encoding urease accessory protein UreG, with protein MTHCLRVGVGGPVGSGKTALLRQLCKALRDHYDIAVVTNDIYTREDADFLLRHEALAADRILGVETGGCPHTAIREDASMNLAAIDDLQNRHPNLELVLVESGGDNLSATFSPELSDLTLYVIDVSAGDKIPRKGGPGITKSDLLIINKIDIAEQVHASLDVMERDSKKMRGERPFVFTNLYDGVGLETIISFILERGMLPERRPEKLAETA; from the coding sequence ATGACACATTGTCTGAGAGTTGGAGTGGGTGGCCCGGTTGGTTCCGGCAAAACCGCCCTGTTGCGCCAGTTGTGCAAAGCCCTGCGGGACCACTACGACATCGCCGTGGTGACCAACGACATCTACACGCGGGAAGACGCCGACTTCCTCCTGCGCCACGAAGCCCTGGCCGCAGACCGCATCCTCGGCGTGGAAACCGGCGGCTGCCCGCACACCGCCATTCGTGAGGACGCCTCCATGAACCTGGCGGCCATCGACGACCTGCAAAACCGCCACCCGAACCTGGAACTGGTACTGGTGGAATCCGGCGGTGACAACCTATCCGCCACCTTCAGCCCGGAACTGAGCGACCTCACCCTGTACGTGATCGACGTCTCCGCCGGCGACAAGATCCCCCGCAAAGGCGGCCCCGGCATCACCAAATCCGACCTGCTGATCATCAACAAGATCGACATCGCCGAACAGGTGCACGCCTCCCTGGATGTGATGGAGCGGGACAGCAAGAAAATGCGCGGCGAACGCCCCTTCGTGTTCACCAACCTGTACGACGGGGTAGGGCTGGAGACGATTATCAGCTTCATTCTGGAGCGCGGCATGTTGCCGGAGCGCCGGCCTGAAAAGCTTGCTGAGACCGCTTAA
- a CDS encoding AAA family ATPase, with the protein MELHGVLPSIESLKIFNLHGERDITLTMTEGVKILVGDNGSGKTTVLHCLYSLLSMNFHKLSKIEFDSIELRFSSGDSLTIDSEEVSSGSYLEVVDHPAIDDFTSVISPDDLVSLLKLSDTESYIRVSRHPAFLRLTRKSHHSSRDIYHRLRHVVRRSRPSLNAGLDKLDEKKELIKKNFPFPVYYLPTYRRVEEDLKNLGYFDEDFESKEQLIQFGMSDVKHRFDRIRNELRESAVSLYTNLNGKMLTQLTTDFQATEEQFSKIFNTEALRIVLARVGDSISSEVKDRILLLIENKAIKQERYHPLVFVLSNLIDVYDEQKEMDDSIKEFVKVANSYLVDKKFLYDENKVEIKIINKRNDSSVGLEKLSSGEKQLVSIFSKLYLEQSEKYAVIFDEPELSLSIEWQETLLTDILKSNKCSFLLAATHSPFVFDNELDDLTGSLKIEYKEGE; encoded by the coding sequence ATGGAACTTCATGGTGTTTTACCTAGTATAGAGTCTTTAAAGATATTCAATCTTCATGGGGAGAGAGATATTACCCTTACAATGACTGAGGGTGTAAAAATATTAGTTGGTGATAATGGGTCTGGTAAGACGACAGTTCTTCACTGTCTTTATTCACTATTGTCAATGAATTTCCACAAGCTTTCTAAAATCGAATTCGATTCCATTGAGCTTAGGTTTTCCTCTGGTGATTCTTTAACAATTGATAGTGAAGAAGTCTCCTCTGGATCATATTTGGAAGTGGTCGATCACCCCGCGATTGACGATTTTACAAGTGTTATCAGTCCCGACGATCTAGTTAGTTTGTTGAAGCTGTCGGATACTGAGTCTTATATTAGAGTAAGTAGGCATCCCGCATTTTTACGTCTAACTCGAAAATCACATCATAGTTCTAGAGATATTTATCACCGGCTCCGTCATGTTGTCCGTCGTAGTCGTCCGTCACTAAATGCCGGTTTGGATAAGCTGGACGAAAAAAAAGAGTTAATTAAGAAAAACTTTCCTTTTCCTGTATATTATCTGCCAACTTATCGTCGTGTCGAAGAAGATCTTAAAAATCTTGGATATTTTGATGAGGATTTTGAGAGTAAAGAGCAGTTGATTCAATTCGGTATGAGTGATGTAAAACATCGATTTGACAGGATAAGAAATGAACTGAGGGAGTCCGCTGTTAGTCTTTACACGAATCTAAACGGAAAAATGCTTACTCAGTTAACTACAGACTTTCAAGCTACAGAGGAGCAGTTTTCTAAGATATTTAATACTGAAGCGCTTAGGATCGTATTGGCGCGAGTAGGCGATAGCATATCTTCGGAAGTGAAGGATCGAATTCTACTTCTTATTGAAAATAAAGCTATAAAGCAAGAGCGTTATCATCCGCTTGTTTTTGTTTTGAGTAATTTGATTGATGTGTACGACGAGCAAAAAGAGATGGATGACTCTATAAAAGAGTTTGTAAAGGTAGCTAACAGTTATCTTGTTGACAAAAAGTTTTTATATGACGAGAATAAGGTAGAAATCAAAATAATAAATAAACGAAACGATAGCTCTGTGGGGCTTGAAAAGTTATCGTCTGGTGAGAAGCAATTGGTCTCTATTTTCTCCAAATTGTATTTGGAGCAATCTGAAAAATATGCGGTCATATTTGATGAGCCAGAGTTGTCACTTTCTATCGAGTGGCAGGAAACACTTCTTACCGATATTCTGAAATCCAATAAGTGTTCATTTTTATTGGCAGCCACTCACTCTCCATTTGTTTTCGATAATGAGTTAGATGATTTGACCGGCAGCTTGAAGATCGAATACAAGGAAGGTGAGTGA
- a CDS encoding DUF4435 domain-containing protein, producing the protein MSSRAENMREKRSATAVGLARLIKAHSKAEDVLICVFEGEDAKYYGIRVDSIVSPEYRTNISCKGKENLLKLREKVSSNPNLSSAKVLYFIDRDFDFDDVGDEFTYVTPCYSIENLYVSVESLRKFLVDEIGMCEIDNSEDVDFIVDKFLFLKSQFLNKTKELNAWILCQVRESYIDDSVKLNLNNYDIKKFVNISLDSVVSNYNMDKLVELFPDSAEVKVDSVESAKVEIEARGGQEYVRGKYYLEFFREYLGLICNEIQGDSQIVSYKKKVRVNLSKSNVLSDLSQYADTPVCLVDFLRNAADRFGYA; encoded by the coding sequence ATGAGTAGCAGGGCTGAAAATATGAGAGAAAAACGCTCAGCTACTGCTGTTGGACTTGCTAGGCTGATTAAAGCACACTCAAAGGCAGAGGATGTTTTAATATGCGTTTTTGAAGGGGAAGATGCGAAATATTACGGCATTAGGGTTGATAGCATAGTTAGTCCTGAATATCGGACCAATATTTCCTGTAAAGGCAAGGAAAACTTGCTAAAACTTAGAGAAAAGGTTAGCTCAAATCCAAATTTATCCTCGGCGAAAGTATTATATTTTATCGATAGAGATTTTGATTTTGATGATGTTGGTGATGAGTTTACGTACGTTACCCCGTGCTACTCAATAGAAAATTTATATGTGTCTGTCGAATCTTTGCGGAAGTTCTTGGTCGATGAGATTGGTATGTGTGAAATCGATAATTCTGAGGATGTCGACTTCATTGTTGATAAATTTTTATTTTTGAAGTCGCAATTTTTAAATAAAACAAAGGAGCTTAATGCTTGGATTCTTTGCCAAGTTAGAGAGTCTTACATTGATGATTCGGTAAAGCTTAATCTTAATAATTACGACATAAAAAAGTTCGTTAATATCTCTCTGGATTCAGTTGTTAGTAATTACAACATGGATAAGTTGGTAGAGCTGTTTCCCGATTCGGCAGAAGTAAAAGTTGATTCGGTCGAGTCTGCAAAGGTGGAAATCGAAGCTCGTGGGGGGCAAGAATATGTACGAGGAAAATATTATTTGGAATTCTTCAGAGAGTATCTAGGTTTGATCTGCAATGAGATTCAGGGTGATAGTCAGATAGTGTCCTATAAAAAGAAAGTAAGGGTGAATCTTAGTAAGAGTAATGTCCTATCAGATCTTTCTCAGTATGCTGACACCCCCGTGTGTCTTGTAGATTTTCTTCGCAATGCCGCGGACAGGTTTGGGTACGCGTAG
- a CDS encoding NYN domain-containing protein → MNSNYKIALLIDCDNVSHQSIEGVLQELAKYGAVNVRHAHGNWNGPQLGGWIEKLHANAIRPVQQFAYTTGKNATDASMIIDAMDLLYSGNVDAFALMTSDSDFTPLVMRILEAGLPVFGFGERKTPMPFVNACSQFIYTENLREDTEEPDNVSNGGTPKPTAETKWGRNKLRGDTLLVRTLRTAVEQTADDDGWAHLGKVGQYISNNSSFSPVNYGYKKLSDLIRASELFEMTIRDKNVLYIKSPEK, encoded by the coding sequence ATGAACAGCAACTACAAAATCGCTCTACTCATCGACTGTGACAACGTCAGTCACCAATCCATCGAAGGGGTACTTCAGGAACTCGCCAAATACGGGGCTGTGAACGTGCGCCACGCCCACGGAAACTGGAACGGTCCCCAGCTGGGTGGCTGGATCGAAAAGCTGCACGCTAACGCCATCCGACCGGTTCAGCAGTTTGCCTATACAACCGGCAAGAACGCTACCGATGCCTCAATGATCATTGACGCCATGGACCTGCTCTACAGCGGAAACGTCGATGCGTTCGCCCTCATGACCAGCGATTCCGACTTTACGCCCCTGGTCATGCGAATCCTTGAGGCCGGCCTACCAGTCTTTGGCTTCGGCGAGCGCAAAACCCCAATGCCCTTCGTGAACGCCTGCTCGCAATTCATCTACACAGAGAACCTTCGCGAGGATACTGAGGAACCCGATAACGTCAGCAACGGCGGCACGCCAAAACCAACCGCCGAAACCAAGTGGGGACGGAACAAACTGAGGGGCGACACCTTGCTGGTGCGGACCCTACGAACTGCGGTGGAACAGACGGCTGATGATGATGGTTGGGCCCATCTGGGCAAGGTTGGCCAGTACATTTCCAATAACAGCTCTTTCTCCCCCGTGAACTACGGGTACAAGAAGCTGAGCGATCTTATCCGGGCCAGTGAGCTCTTCGAGATGACAATACGAGATAAGAACGTTCTCTATATCAAAAGTCCGGAAAAATAG
- a CDS encoding tautomerase family protein: MPTYTVTVANLSLSPQQKSQIAEAITASHSAQTGAPRFFAQVLFSAANEGDHFVGGRMSTAPQVYVHGLVRDGRSIEIKQALMSQMLEQIAQIADIKNEDVWIYLQDIPATQMIEFGRFLPAPGDEAEWEKGMSPEKRASLPK; encoded by the coding sequence ATGCCCACTTACACCGTCACGGTCGCGAATCTGTCTCTGTCGCCGCAGCAGAAATCACAGATCGCCGAGGCCATCACAGCTTCCCACAGCGCCCAAACCGGCGCTCCCCGGTTCTTTGCCCAGGTTCTGTTTTCTGCGGCCAATGAGGGCGACCACTTTGTGGGTGGCAGAATGAGCACAGCGCCTCAGGTGTATGTTCACGGCCTGGTGCGGGATGGCAGAAGCATTGAGATCAAACAGGCCCTGATGAGCCAGATGCTTGAACAAATCGCCCAAATCGCGGACATCAAAAATGAAGATGTCTGGATCTATCTGCAGGACATTCCGGCCACCCAGATGATCGAGTTTGGGCGGTTTTTGCCGGCGCCGGGCGATGAGGCTGAGTGGGAAAAGGGAATGTCTCCGGAAAAGCGCGCCAGCTTACCCAAATAA
- a CDS encoding alpha/beta fold hydrolase: MIETPLEFQSDGTTCRGVLYTPDADSKGLPCVVMAHGFGLTHASGLAPFKEAFCNAGYAVFAFDYRHFGDSDGQPRQTLSPWKEVADWLAALTFVRQLDRVDGSRICLWGTSFSGGLVIAAAAKDGNVKCTISQCPMMDGLASLLGVVGYAGLMQAMRLTWHGTVDWLRRGLGMSPRYIASAGRPGELGMMTAEDCHEGYVPLLADNASNYVAAGVSYAIPLFRPIRLASKVACPALVLICDHDTVAPASAAVKAAERMPNAEVKHYPVGHFDVYRGEALDRSIEDQLDFLARFLR; the protein is encoded by the coding sequence ATGATCGAAACGCCCCTGGAATTTCAGAGCGATGGTACAACCTGCCGCGGTGTTCTCTATACGCCGGATGCCGACAGTAAAGGTTTACCGTGTGTCGTCATGGCTCATGGTTTTGGACTGACTCATGCCAGTGGTCTGGCACCTTTTAAAGAAGCCTTCTGCAATGCGGGTTATGCGGTCTTTGCCTTTGACTACCGCCATTTCGGTGACAGTGATGGCCAGCCACGGCAGACGCTGAGCCCTTGGAAGGAAGTGGCAGATTGGTTGGCGGCACTGACTTTTGTGCGGCAGCTGGACCGTGTCGATGGCAGCCGTATTTGCCTGTGGGGAACGTCGTTCTCTGGCGGGCTGGTGATTGCGGCTGCGGCAAAGGATGGGAACGTAAAATGCACCATCTCCCAATGCCCGATGATGGATGGTCTGGCGTCTTTGCTGGGGGTTGTCGGCTACGCCGGTCTAATGCAGGCAATGCGCCTGACCTGGCACGGAACGGTCGACTGGCTTCGTCGTGGGCTGGGGATGTCTCCCCGGTATATTGCATCTGCCGGCCGTCCCGGCGAGTTGGGCATGATGACCGCTGAGGACTGCCACGAGGGGTATGTTCCCTTGCTGGCCGATAACGCGTCGAATTACGTCGCAGCGGGTGTGAGTTATGCCATTCCTCTTTTCCGGCCCATCCGGTTGGCCAGCAAAGTCGCCTGCCCGGCACTGGTGTTGATTTGCGACCACGATACGGTCGCCCCGGCTAGTGCTGCGGTCAAAGCGGCCGAGAGAATGCCGAACGCGGAAGTGAAGCACTATCCGGTCGGCCATTTTGATGTCTATCGGGGCGAAGCTCTGGATCGGTCCATCGAAGATCAGCTGGATTTCCTGGCCCGGTTTTTACGGTGA